One window of Halonatronomonas betaini genomic DNA carries:
- a CDS encoding MFS transporter, with amino-acid sequence MENKSIWRNKDFILLFTGGFVSRIGSGIHNIALVWFVLELTGSGTTTGILLALSTLPAVLIGPFGGLIADRVNRKLLIVGNDFLRGGIVLILGWAIYSGQTSFFLLGFATVLISISGAFFNPAVSAVFPNLVRPENLEKANSLENISMNFTQIIGAAAGGILIGTLGIAGAFFFNGISFILSGISELFIDIPPISQEADTKESFIADFKFGINFLTDRRELLGLFIIFLFLNFLFGGLFSVGLPYIYNQILEINEMLFGLAKSTFPVGAILGSILINYIAIKNNIKFLGKTLTAQSSLLVLMGLPLSYYGLNNLSVMNIYIILTVLLVLLGILNAMANIPIITIFQKMIPDNLRGRVFGLLGTFTQGLTPISMGLMGILFDHISPSILFIVSGVLAVLISYSIIHLSEFDSLNSSMKEPALKQELI; translated from the coding sequence ATGGAAAACAAAAGTATCTGGAGGAATAAAGATTTTATCTTGCTTTTTACTGGTGGGTTTGTCTCTAGAATAGGCAGTGGGATTCATAATATTGCCCTTGTCTGGTTTGTCCTGGAGCTAACCGGTAGTGGTACAACAACTGGCATTTTACTGGCTCTGTCAACATTGCCTGCTGTCTTGATTGGACCATTTGGAGGCCTAATTGCTGATAGGGTGAATCGTAAGCTTTTGATTGTTGGTAATGATTTTTTAAGAGGCGGAATTGTACTTATTTTAGGATGGGCGATTTATTCAGGACAGACCAGCTTTTTTCTTTTAGGATTTGCAACTGTTTTAATTTCAATAAGTGGAGCATTTTTCAATCCAGCTGTAAGTGCAGTCTTCCCTAATTTAGTTAGGCCAGAAAACTTAGAGAAAGCAAACTCTCTGGAAAATATTAGTATGAATTTCACACAAATTATCGGTGCAGCTGCCGGGGGGATTTTAATTGGTACTTTAGGGATTGCAGGGGCATTTTTCTTTAATGGCATAAGTTTTATTTTATCCGGCATATCCGAATTATTTATTGATATTCCTCCAATCAGCCAGGAAGCAGATACGAAAGAGTCATTTATAGCAGATTTTAAATTTGGAATTAACTTTTTAACTGATCGGAGAGAACTTTTAGGTTTATTTATTATCTTCTTATTTTTAAACTTTTTATTTGGTGGTTTATTTTCAGTAGGCCTGCCATATATTTATAATCAGATACTTGAAATTAATGAAATGCTGTTTGGATTAGCTAAATCAACATTCCCTGTTGGAGCTATTTTAGGATCGATTCTGATTAATTATATTGCTATTAAAAATAATATTAAGTTTTTAGGAAAGACATTGACTGCCCAGAGCAGCCTGTTGGTTTTAATGGGGCTTCCACTAAGCTATTATGGATTAAATAATTTGTCTGTTATGAATATATATATTATATTAACAGTATTACTTGTTCTTTTAGGTATATTAAATGCAATGGCTAATATCCCGATTATAACTATTTTTCAGAAGATGATACCAGATAATTTAAGGGGGAGGGTATTTGGGCTTTTAGGTACCTTTACTCAGGGTTTAACACCGATCTCTATGGGACTTATGGGGATATTATTTGATCATATTTCTCCAAGTATTTTATTTATAGTTTCAGGTGTTCTGGCAGTTTTAATTTCTTATTCAATTATCCATCTTTCAGAATTTGATAGTCTTAATTCTTCTATGAAAGAACCTGCTTTAAAGCAGGAGTTAATCTGA
- a CDS encoding thioredoxin domain-containing protein: MDNSKQNRLASEKSPYLQQHADNPVDWFPWANEAFDKANKKDKPIFLSIGYSTCHWCHVMEDESFNDKNVAKFLNDHFISIKVDREEQPEIDSIYMEVCQAMTGQGGWPLTILMTPDKKPFFAGTYFPKKGLLDILAQVKDLWQNQRDRLLDQGNNVTNTLKKAHSSRGFKSNFKINSEEKKELIKEAAINLKNDADSRHGGFGSKPKFPQPQKILFLLQYYKLYNQKEFLELAELTLSKMARGGIYDQIGYGFARYSTDRKWLIPHFEKMLYDNALLSLVYLDAYQATGNIDYKIIAEEILEYLEREMLSPEGGFYTAEDADVDGEEGKFYLWKKQEIVDILGQKRGTEFCQDFDITGGGNFEGKNIPNLIHSKQSLQSIRNKWKQELKELYKAREKRKRPFKDDKILTGWNGLAIAAFARASRVLGNDKYYSIAENAFKFIDDNLKKEDGLLLNRYRDDEAAHPAQSEAYSFLIFGLIELYQAKYQPQFIKEAIKLNKSMLGKFWDENSGGLFVTNKDQNELPFNKKEIYDGAIPSTNSISAFNWYRLFSLTYDNKFKDLLEKQLKYFYSQIKQQPQEFTAYLSALMLELDGLKEIIIVTEEESYITQLKAEINKKYLPFSTIILITPELKDKINDVNKLASERKNKDNWTVYICQNQTCQQPITTLDKFKNMI, translated from the coding sequence ATGGATAATAGTAAACAGAATAGATTAGCCAGTGAAAAGAGCCCCTACCTTCAGCAACATGCAGATAATCCTGTTGATTGGTTCCCCTGGGCTAATGAAGCCTTTGATAAAGCTAATAAAAAAGATAAACCTATCTTCCTCTCAATAGGCTACTCAACCTGCCACTGGTGCCATGTAATGGAAGATGAATCCTTTAATGATAAAAATGTGGCTAAATTTTTAAACGATCATTTTATTTCTATAAAAGTTGACAGGGAAGAACAACCTGAAATTGATTCTATTTATATGGAAGTCTGTCAGGCTATGACAGGTCAGGGAGGCTGGCCCCTTACCATCTTAATGACCCCTGATAAAAAGCCATTCTTTGCCGGTACCTATTTTCCTAAAAAGGGTCTGCTTGATATCCTGGCCCAGGTCAAAGATTTATGGCAGAATCAGAGAGATAGATTACTTGATCAGGGTAATAATGTAACTAACACCTTAAAAAAAGCTCATTCAAGCAGAGGTTTTAAATCTAATTTTAAAATCAATTCTGAAGAAAAAAAAGAGCTTATAAAAGAAGCTGCTATAAACTTAAAAAATGATGCCGATTCCAGGCATGGTGGTTTTGGTTCAAAACCAAAATTTCCTCAACCACAAAAAATATTATTTTTACTCCAGTATTATAAATTATATAACCAGAAAGAATTCCTGGAGTTAGCTGAATTAACTCTAAGCAAAATGGCCAGAGGTGGTATTTATGATCAAATAGGCTATGGTTTTGCCCGCTATTCAACTGATAGAAAATGGCTTATACCTCACTTTGAAAAGATGCTTTATGATAATGCTTTACTTTCCCTGGTTTACCTGGATGCATATCAGGCAACTGGCAATATCGATTATAAAATAATAGCTGAGGAAATACTTGAATACCTTGAAAGAGAAATGCTTTCTCCAGAAGGAGGCTTCTATACTGCTGAAGATGCCGATGTAGATGGCGAAGAAGGCAAATTTTATCTCTGGAAAAAACAAGAAATCGTCGATATATTGGGCCAGAAAAGAGGAACAGAATTCTGTCAGGATTTTGATATTACCGGTGGAGGAAATTTTGAGGGCAAAAATATTCCTAATCTAATTCACTCAAAACAGAGCCTTCAAAGTATTCGTAATAAATGGAAGCAAGAATTAAAAGAGTTATATAAAGCCAGAGAAAAAAGAAAAAGGCCATTTAAAGATGACAAGATATTAACTGGTTGGAACGGCCTTGCCATCGCAGCTTTTGCCAGAGCCAGCAGAGTCTTAGGAAATGATAAATATTATTCTATAGCAGAAAATGCATTTAAGTTCATAGATGATAATTTAAAGAAAGAAGATGGTTTATTATTAAATCGCTATAGAGATGACGAAGCAGCTCATCCAGCTCAATCAGAAGCATATTCATTTCTCATTTTTGGTTTAATAGAATTATACCAGGCAAAATACCAGCCCCAATTCATTAAAGAAGCCATAAAATTAAACAAAAGTATGCTGGGTAAATTCTGGGATGAAAATTCTGGAGGCTTATTTGTAACTAATAAAGATCAAAATGAGCTCCCCTTTAATAAAAAAGAAATCTATGACGGGGCCATTCCTTCAACAAATTCAATCTCAGCATTTAACTGGTACCGTCTATTCTCATTAACTTACGACAATAAATTCAAAGATTTACTTGAAAAACAGCTAAAATATTTTTACAGTCAGATAAAACAGCAGCCTCAGGAGTTCACTGCTTATCTCTCTGCATTAATGCTGGAATTAGACGGTTTAAAGGAGATAATAATTGTAACAGAAGAAGAATCCTATATTACCCAACTTAAAGCAGAAATAAACAAAAAATATCTCCCCTTTTCAACTATTATATTAATAACACCTGAACTAAAAGATAAAATAAATGATGTAAATAAACTTGCTTCTGAAAGAAAGAATAAAGATAACTGGACTGTCTATATCTGTCAGAACCAAACCTGCCAGCAACCAATAACCACTTTAGATAAATTCAAAAATATGATATAA
- a CDS encoding sirohydrochlorin cobaltochelatase: MEFAFDLYERGSKKSILVASHGTTHLDAIDRAIKPCEDLIARKFSDFNVNRVFTSDLIIRLLNKRKNLKAFNFKDALINLRERGIKEVAVQPLHIIPGSDYHELVATLNDFKVDFRSIKFGESLLFKENDYFQVADIFKKEMPDLADDELVVFMGHGTSHPANSSYALLDYVFKGSGMENFYIANLEAYPRLENLLVRIGKLDINKIYLAPFMLVAGSHARKDLAGKEDSWKTTLIKAGYQVEVIMKGLGEYKDIQAMFADKIIV; encoded by the coding sequence ATGGAGTTTGCATTTGATTTATATGAGCGGGGCTCAAAAAAGTCTATCCTGGTGGCCAGTCATGGCACTACTCATCTTGATGCCATTGATAGGGCTATTAAACCCTGTGAAGATCTTATAGCCAGGAAGTTTTCGGACTTTAATGTGAATAGAGTCTTTACTTCAGATTTAATTATAAGGCTTTTAAATAAGAGGAAAAATTTAAAGGCTTTTAATTTTAAAGATGCCCTAATAAATTTGCGCGAGAGAGGAATTAAAGAGGTTGCAGTCCAACCCCTCCATATAATACCTGGTTCTGATTATCATGAATTGGTGGCAACTTTGAATGATTTTAAAGTTGATTTTAGATCAATTAAATTTGGTGAATCATTATTATTTAAAGAGAATGATTACTTTCAGGTTGCTGATATTTTTAAAAAAGAGATGCCAGATTTAGCAGATGATGAATTAGTTGTATTTATGGGCCACGGGACCAGCCATCCTGCAAATTCTTCATATGCACTCTTAGATTATGTATTTAAAGGTTCAGGGATGGAGAACTTTTATATTGCTAATTTAGAAGCCTATCCCAGGCTGGAAAATCTGCTTGTTCGAATAGGAAAATTAGATATCAATAAAATATATCTTGCGCCCTTTATGCTGGTAGCTGGTAGCCATGCCAGGAAGGATTTAGCAGGAAAAGAAGATAGCTGGAAGACTACTTTAATAAAGGCAGGTTATCAGGTTGAAGTTATTATGAAAGGGCTGGGAGAGTATAAAGATATACAGGCAATGTTTGCTGATAAAATTATTGTTTGA
- a CDS encoding GLUG motif-containing protein, whose amino-acid sequence MTKFDDYNFSGGKGTRENPYLIANAQELYNVRYYLNRAFKQVANIDLSAFIIGSGWKPIGYKQEKFSGSYDGNNYSIFNLIIDSPESQDLGLFGAISEYSRLENIKLEKIKISGNSYSGGLVGWNEGELSNCSAQGIIKADKDVGGLVGSNLNVIMKSRVRVDVYGKETVGGLVGGNTGIIIGTYSKGDIKGDKFVGGLAGGNDGTISRSFSESNISGQEFVGGLIGGNLGMITYSYSIGRVEGKVHVGGFAGVNEGQILNCYYNKEASGQCDTDKGTPANNSEMLLKNNS is encoded by the coding sequence ATGACTAAATTTGATGATTATAATTTTTCAGGCGGTAAGGGTACAAGAGAGAATCCCTATTTAATTGCTAATGCCCAGGAATTATATAATGTGAGATATTATTTAAATAGAGCTTTTAAGCAGGTTGCAAATATAGATTTATCTGCATTTATAATTGGATCTGGCTGGAAACCAATTGGTTACAAGCAAGAAAAATTCTCTGGTTCTTATGATGGGAACAATTATTCTATTTTTAATCTTATTATTGATTCACCAGAAAGTCAGGATCTAGGACTTTTCGGGGCTATTTCTGAATATTCAAGACTTGAAAATATAAAACTTGAAAAGATAAAAATCTCTGGTAATTCATATTCAGGTGGATTGGTTGGTTGGAATGAAGGTGAATTATCAAACTGTTCAGCTCAGGGTATAATTAAAGCAGATAAAGATGTTGGTGGTTTAGTAGGTTCTAATTTAAATGTAATAATGAAATCCAGGGTAAGAGTTGATGTTTATGGCAAGGAAACTGTTGGTGGACTTGTAGGCGGTAATACCGGGATAATAATTGGAACTTATTCTAAAGGCGATATAAAAGGTGATAAATTTGTTGGTGGTCTGGCTGGTGGCAATGATGGAACAATTAGCAGAAGTTTTTCTGAAAGTAATATTTCTGGCCAGGAGTTTGTTGGCGGTCTTATTGGCGGTAATCTTGGCATGATAACTTATTCTTATTCAATTGGCAGAGTTGAAGGTAAAGTTCATGTTGGTGGTTTTGCCGGGGTTAATGAAGGCCAGATATTAAATTGTTATTACAATAAAGAAGCTTCAGGACAGTGTGATACAGATAAGGGGACACCAGCAAATAATTCTGAAATGTTATTAAAGAATAATAGTTAG
- a CDS encoding 4Fe-4S binding protein, with amino-acid sequence MAEEFTPKKTERSFRFIRKHGWIIAFIIGLGGQFIPEIGLLVPLVILTLLGMSLFKGMYWCGNFCFHGSFFDQLVMKISPHKKVPDIFKSKTFVGLILILFILNFSRQLYFAITGDTGTVLARVGSVMANTYLVVILIGLFLGIVINSRTWCHFCPMGTMEKFMYKIGKKTELTKNYDQKVTITEPEDCIECGLCSQVCPFELRPYPTLKENALADSSNNQYDEERCIRCRVCIENCPADVLTLATEDEAKKLN; translated from the coding sequence ATGGCAGAAGAATTTACCCCTAAAAAGACTGAAAGGTCTTTTAGATTTATTAGGAAGCACGGTTGGATTATTGCATTTATCATAGGCCTTGGTGGTCAATTCATTCCTGAAATAGGACTTTTAGTTCCTTTAGTAATTTTAACCCTATTAGGAATGAGCCTCTTTAAAGGTATGTACTGGTGCGGTAATTTCTGTTTCCACGGAAGTTTTTTCGATCAATTAGTTATGAAAATCAGTCCTCATAAAAAAGTTCCAGATATTTTCAAGTCTAAAACTTTTGTAGGCCTAATTCTTATTCTTTTCATCTTAAATTTTTCAAGACAACTTTATTTTGCAATCACAGGTGATACAGGGACTGTTTTAGCAAGAGTTGGCTCAGTTATGGCAAATACTTATTTAGTCGTAATCCTTATCGGATTATTCCTGGGGATTGTAATCAATTCTAGAACCTGGTGTCATTTCTGTCCAATGGGTACTATGGAAAAATTCATGTATAAGATTGGCAAGAAAACTGAACTAACTAAAAATTATGATCAAAAAGTCACCATTACTGAGCCAGAAGACTGTATCGAATGTGGACTCTGCAGCCAGGTCTGCCCCTTTGAATTAAGGCCATACCCGACTTTAAAAGAAAATGCTCTTGCAGATAGCTCAAATAATCAATATGATGAAGAAAGATGTATTCGCTGCAGGGTCTGTATTGAAAACTGTCCTGCAGACGTACTAACACTGGCAACTGAAGATGAAGCCAAAAAACTCAACTAA
- a CDS encoding ABC transporter substrate-binding protein, producing MKNFWRSSLVFLLALTFILAGSIGLQAEEDTVVIGSGAEAPGLDTRVEVDTPAFERINLINEPLIDIDFDLSLKPKLATDWEYNDDNTELTFYLREGVYFHHGREMTAEDVKYTIDWILDPDNDASNRDLYTAIGEVEIIDDYTVTLHLDEVNTFLINNIARFGIVPHDVAEDLGDDFGDEPVGTGPYTFDEWDRDDKLVLQSFDDYWDGEPNFETVEFRPIPENSARLLAFEAGEIDMFHGGVVPEELERLESEPDFDLRRVAGTGYNYLGFNNTNEYMQDRNLRLAISHMINREAIVEHVLQGVGRPGQTNITPDMQWYHDELDFVDYDPEKAHEYFEESIAAEEDVELRIFTNEEPFRMQIAEVLEYELGQLGINVEVVIEEWGAFLDRVYDTDDYEMYILGWSGLMDPDRASYRQYLSDGSANTINYSNDRMDELLLEGRQVDPESEESIEIYHEVQEILNHDQPKAFINYEEEVSLIQPEFENYQVHPYPGNAWLSLPNMTRN from the coding sequence ATGAAGAATTTCTGGAGGAGTAGTTTAGTTTTTTTATTAGCATTGACCTTTATTCTGGCAGGGAGTATAGGTCTGCAGGCTGAAGAAGATACTGTTGTTATAGGTTCTGGAGCTGAAGCTCCTGGACTTGATACCAGGGTTGAGGTTGATACGCCTGCATTTGAGAGAATTAACTTAATTAATGAACCTTTGATTGATATTGATTTTGATCTTTCTTTAAAGCCGAAACTGGCTACTGATTGGGAGTATAATGATGACAATACAGAACTCACCTTTTATTTAAGGGAAGGAGTATACTTCCATCATGGCAGAGAAATGACTGCTGAAGATGTTAAATATACCATTGATTGGATATTGGATCCTGATAATGATGCTTCTAATCGGGACCTATATACAGCCATTGGAGAAGTTGAAATTATTGATGATTATACAGTCACTCTGCATTTAGATGAAGTTAATACATTTTTAATTAATAATATTGCTAGATTTGGTATTGTTCCACATGATGTTGCCGAAGATTTAGGCGATGATTTTGGTGATGAACCAGTGGGAACAGGGCCATATACTTTTGATGAATGGGATAGAGATGATAAGTTAGTTTTACAATCCTTTGATGATTATTGGGATGGAGAACCTAATTTTGAGACTGTTGAGTTTAGGCCTATTCCAGAAAACTCAGCCAGGTTACTTGCCTTTGAAGCTGGAGAGATCGATATGTTTCATGGCGGTGTTGTTCCAGAGGAATTGGAACGCTTAGAAAGTGAGCCTGATTTTGATCTTAGAAGAGTTGCTGGAACTGGTTATAATTATTTAGGCTTTAATAATACTAATGAATATATGCAGGATAGAAATTTAAGGCTGGCTATTTCTCATATGATAAATAGGGAAGCCATTGTTGAACATGTGCTTCAGGGCGTCGGAAGGCCTGGCCAGACTAATATAACTCCTGATATGCAGTGGTACCATGATGAGCTTGATTTTGTTGATTATGATCCGGAAAAGGCTCATGAATATTTTGAGGAGTCCATTGCTGCTGAAGAAGATGTTGAATTGAGGATTTTTACAAATGAAGAACCATTTAGAATGCAGATTGCAGAAGTGCTGGAATATGAGCTGGGACAGCTTGGAATTAATGTTGAAGTTGTAATAGAGGAATGGGGAGCATTCCTTGACAGAGTCTATGATACTGATGATTATGAAATGTATATTCTTGGCTGGAGCGGTTTAATGGATCCAGATAGAGCTTCTTATCGACAGTATTTAAGTGATGGTTCTGCTAATACCATTAATTATAGTAATGATAGGATGGATGAACTATTACTGGAAGGTAGACAGGTAGATCCTGAATCTGAAGAATCGATTGAGATATATCATGAGGTCCAGGAGATATTAAATCATGATCAGCCAAAGGCTTTTATTAATTACGAAGAAGAAGTCTCTTTAATTCAACCGGAATTTGAAAATTATCAGGTACATCCTTATCCAGGTAATGCCTGGCTTTCATTGCCGAATATGACTAGAAACTAA
- a CDS encoding leucine-rich repeat domain-containing protein, whose product MKKMIVLIILGLLLMSQSSVLADQVIDFEDANLKRAVIEALDKEEGPVYLHQVEKIESLTAIEAGIKDLSGIEYLVNLRYLNLYDNEIESIAELASLEKLEELVFEHNYISDISALSNLNNLEIFNFRYNQIYDLRPLDNLSKLRVIRLWGNQVETTSGLDELEELEILTLSDNRVKDITSLKNLVNLKELHLSRNNFDNIEALDNLHNLEILFLLGNDISDISYLSGMNNLKELNFAQNQVEDISVLEYLESLNEVYFRENFVEDISPVVNNHNIEEVLSFRRNNINLADSDVLAQIEELQARVNTVRYRPQN is encoded by the coding sequence ATGAAAAAGATGATAGTCTTAATTATTTTAGGTCTGCTTTTAATGAGCCAGAGTTCTGTACTGGCTGATCAGGTTATTGATTTTGAAGATGCAAATCTTAAGAGAGCAGTTATTGAGGCTTTAGATAAAGAGGAGGGGCCGGTCTATTTACATCAGGTTGAAAAGATTGAGTCTTTAACTGCTATAGAAGCTGGGATTAAAGACTTATCTGGCATTGAATATTTAGTTAATCTGAGATATTTGAATCTCTATGATAATGAGATAGAATCAATTGCTGAACTTGCCTCTTTAGAAAAGCTTGAAGAACTGGTATTTGAGCATAATTATATCTCAGATATATCAGCTCTTTCTAACCTTAATAATTTAGAAATATTTAATTTTAGATATAATCAGATTTATGATTTAAGACCTTTAGATAATTTAAGTAAGCTTAGAGTTATAAGACTCTGGGGTAATCAGGTTGAAACAACTTCTGGTTTAGATGAATTAGAGGAGCTAGAGATTTTAACGCTTTCAGATAATAGGGTGAAAGATATTACCTCTCTCAAAAATTTAGTTAATCTTAAAGAGCTTCATTTAAGCAGAAATAATTTTGATAATATAGAAGCATTAGATAATCTCCACAACCTTGAGATACTTTTTCTGTTAGGTAATGATATCTCTGATATTTCTTATTTATCAGGTATGAATAATTTAAAGGAATTGAATTTTGCTCAGAACCAGGTTGAAGATATTTCTGTACTGGAATATTTAGAATCCCTTAATGAAGTATATTTTAGAGAGAATTTTGTTGAAGATATTTCTCCAGTTGTTAATAATCATAATATTGAAGAGGTCTTAAGCTTTAGAAGAAATAATATTAATCTGGCTGACTCTGATGTATTAGCTCAGATAGAAGAGCTTCAGGCGAGAGTAAATACTGTCAGGTATAGGCCGCAGAATTAA
- a CDS encoding dimethylsulfonioproprionate lyase family protein: MKNDWEALLVNYLRLYQNFNLNENHKYYEHLKTTIIEMENLLENLEIDPNSKKPMSKPVCRYLNSIIDRSLYVFPSLGYNIREIMQGLHWEHGYEELPQELADNYAYAEIASPEGPIKSQELILGMVLLGPNCNYPEHKHEKIEESYIVISGDIIHNGNAVFPPGGLIFNEEGKNHQLVTSDKGALLIYSWTAKKDVLENFEMSF, encoded by the coding sequence ATGAAAAATGATTGGGAAGCCTTACTAGTTAATTATTTAAGGTTATATCAAAACTTTAACTTGAATGAAAATCATAAATATTATGAACACCTAAAGACAACAATCATTGAAATGGAAAACTTGCTGGAGAATTTAGAGATTGATCCTAATTCAAAGAAACCTATGTCAAAACCGGTCTGTCGCTATTTGAATAGTATTATAGACAGATCACTATATGTTTTTCCGTCATTAGGTTATAATATCCGGGAAATAATGCAGGGACTTCACTGGGAACACGGTTATGAAGAACTCCCTCAAGAACTTGCTGATAATTATGCTTATGCCGAAATTGCAAGTCCAGAAGGGCCAATTAAATCCCAGGAATTAATCTTAGGAATGGTCTTGCTTGGGCCTAACTGTAATTATCCTGAGCATAAACATGAAAAAATTGAAGAATCCTATATTGTAATTAGCGGAGATATAATTCATAATGGTAACGCAGTCTTTCCACCAGGGGGTTTAATCTTTAATGAAGAAGGCAAAAATCATCAATTAGTCACTTCAGATAAAGGAGCTTTATTAATATATTCCTGGACAGCAAAAAAGGATGTCCTGGAAAACTTTGAAATGTCGTTTTAA
- a CDS encoding GNAT family N-acetyltransferase, which produces MHKVKQPEILDSLIADDKIAHLNTSGIIRLKDDYDLFVDDLKDPDGYIITKDDWYIVYYKEEAREDVLEMAVEKPRKFSGVHKRFFDDIREKRKIDFHEICYLYYLEADDFNYKEPEYEIESLTVEDAKVVDEHYTYQSEDDTSFEYIKKTIQERPTAVIRDDEGNPISWSVVRDDGSMGIAYTLEEYRRQGYAAAVNMELLKRTIDFGLMPYVHIVTDNRASISLAERLGFKRNGKVVWFATK; this is translated from the coding sequence ATGCATAAAGTTAAGCAGCCAGAAATTTTAGATAGTTTAATAGCAGATGATAAAATAGCTCATTTAAATACTTCAGGTATAATTAGATTAAAGGATGATTATGATTTATTCGTTGATGATTTAAAGGACCCTGATGGTTATATAATTACAAAGGATGACTGGTATATTGTTTATTATAAAGAAGAAGCCAGGGAGGATGTCTTAGAGATGGCTGTAGAAAAGCCGAGAAAATTCTCTGGTGTGCATAAGAGGTTCTTTGATGATATCAGGGAGAAGCGAAAGATTGATTTTCATGAGATCTGTTATCTATATTATTTAGAAGCAGATGACTTTAATTATAAGGAACCTGAATATGAAATTGAAAGTTTAACAGTTGAAGATGCTAAGGTTGTAGATGAGCATTATACTTATCAATCTGAAGATGATACCTCTTTTGAGTATATTAAAAAGACAATTCAGGAAAGGCCAACTGCAGTAATTAGGGACGATGAAGGCAATCCTATTTCCTGGTCAGTTGTTCGTGATGATGGTTCAATGGGAATTGCTTATACTTTAGAGGAATATCGCCGTCAGGGGTATGCAGCTGCTGTTAATATGGAGTTATTAAAAAGAACTATTGATTTTGGCTTGATGCCCTATGTTCATATTGTTACTGATAATAGAGCCTCTATTTCACTGGCTGAAAGGCTTGGCTTTAAGAGAAATGGCAAAGTGGTCTGGTTTGCTACTAAATAA
- a CDS encoding pirin family protein encodes MINLKSRDIKKIVAGTHTEDGAGVKLQRVLSRNTVVHFDPFLLLDSFDSDNPKDYTQGFPWHPHRGIETVTYIIKGNVEHGDSLGNEGTIKNGGCQWMTAGGGILHQEMPQPSDKMLGVQLWLNLPSKNKMTTPQYRDITAEMVPTIKEKDAEIKVISGNYNNQPGAMEADYVKMSFLDVKLNKDKAWEWQPPENDRVFIFTIKGTGEFGNESKEINQKNAILFEDEGDKITVNAIDNELRFLIFSGEPLKEPVAWGGPIVMNTTEELNQAFADIDNDKFVKKPEKKI; translated from the coding sequence ATGATAAATTTGAAATCTCGAGATATTAAAAAAATTGTCGCAGGCACTCATACAGAAGATGGTGCCGGTGTAAAATTACAAAGGGTGCTCAGCCGAAATACTGTTGTCCATTTCGACCCTTTTCTTCTATTAGATTCCTTTGATTCTGACAACCCTAAGGATTATACTCAAGGCTTTCCCTGGCATCCCCATAGAGGAATTGAAACTGTAACCTATATTATTAAAGGCAATGTAGAGCATGGTGATAGCCTTGGCAATGAAGGAACCATAAAAAATGGTGGTTGCCAGTGGATGACAGCAGGTGGAGGAATTCTCCATCAGGAGATGCCTCAACCTTCAGATAAGATGCTCGGCGTTCAGCTCTGGCTAAATCTCCCATCTAAAAATAAGATGACAACACCACAATACAGGGATATTACAGCTGAAATGGTACCGACAATCAAAGAAAAAGATGCAGAAATAAAAGTTATTTCAGGCAATTATAATAATCAACCTGGAGCTATGGAAGCTGATTATGTTAAAATGTCCTTCCTAGATGTTAAATTAAATAAAGATAAGGCATGGGAATGGCAGCCTCCTGAAAACGACCGGGTTTTCATTTTTACAATTAAAGGCACTGGTGAATTTGGCAATGAATCTAAAGAAATCAACCAAAAAAATGCAATTCTTTTTGAAGATGAAGGCGACAAAATTACTGTTAATGCCATCGATAATGAACTAAGATTTCTAATATTCAGCGGTGAACCATTAAAAGAACCAGTCGCCTGGGGTGGTCCAATTGTTATGAATACAACAGAAGAATTAAATCAAGCTTTTGCAGATATAGATAATGATAAATTTGTTAAAAAGCCAGAAAAGAAAATATAA